A part of Aegilops tauschii subsp. strangulata cultivar AL8/78 chromosome 2, Aet v6.0, whole genome shotgun sequence genomic DNA contains:
- the LOC141040833 gene encoding uncharacterized protein has protein sequence MDDFRNTTERLFIDADGNTKLDVLYTNEPHKVEEILTLYEEWLREDRTECTALKDFLRNKGIIFASVDVRNDRDVLANSYLKIPRECHIDLQEELMIKGGNLRDSKADLAGAVINKSYLSMKSSFPQGLHDYWEWKPLSLEHLKYATIDGYVSYELYRRVLSMKDMMHPRCLPDPRRR, from the exons ATGGACGACTTCAGGAACACTACTGAGCGTCTCTTTATAGATGCTGATGGTAATACCAAGCTCGATGTGTTGTACACCAATGAGCCCCACAAGGTGGAGGAGATTCTTACTCTCTATGAGGAATGGCTGCGTGAGGACAG GACGGAGTGCACTGCTCTGAAGGATTTCCTTCGGAACAAAGGTATAATTTTCGCTAGTGTCGACGTCAGGAACGACAGGGATGTTCTCGCAAACAGTTACCTCAAAATCCCAAGAGAGTGTCACATCGACCTTCAAGAGGAGCTCATGATCAAAGGAGGCAATCTAAGGGATTCAAAGGCAGATTTGGCAGGAGCCGTCATAAACAAATCTTACTTGAGTATGAAGTCGTCTTTTCCACAAGGTCTGCATGACTACTGGGAATGGAAGCCGCTTTCCCTTGAACACCTGAAATATGCGACAATT GATGGGTATGTCAGCTACGAGCTCTACCGCCGAGTTCTGTCTATGAAGGACATGATGCATCCTCGTTGTCTTCCCGACCCCAGACGCCGTTGA